GTGTTAAATAtgtctcaaaatttaattgtcgAGTTTGATTTTCTGCCCCTAATTCACCAACAGTTTCTCAGTAgaataaatttaagaaaaaaataaattgtgaaGGAAGAGGGGGATGTTTTCGGTGGAAGCGGAAGGTCAGGTTGGTACGGATCGGTGCGAAGGAAAAAGCGGATGTTTTTGGTGGAAGCAAAAGGGTCAGGTTGGTACGGATCGGATGAGATTTTGAATAAATCCATTAAGGAACAAATGGGtcgtttctttctttttgcactaaaggcgtgATTGCCATTTCTTTCCTTTTGCCCTAAAAGCGTGATTCGTGTTATATTCTCCACAATATTGTACTATCTTTTTCGTATATGTAGTGAACTTCTCTGCTACTttgttcttgatttttttttctctaaagaaTTTTTTACGTAAATCTTTATTTTCATTCTTCTTTTACAGCTTTATGGTTTGTTTACTTTACGATCGTCgttttcatttttgtttatattcctattataataattaaaaatataaagcaattaagagttaatttaaacttgaaatttCAGGTACAAACTATCAAGCCTTAAGCTAACCGTGTTAgctatgagagagagagagagagagagagagaggatatgcatgtgtgtgtgtttgtcTAAGTTGCTAGCTCTTCTTCGTAATTAGTTTTCTATTATTGTTTAGCTTCCGATTAAGGATAACCCTTATGTTAGGTCTTATTATTTCTCAAACTTTTATATCCTTCAATGAGTTACTAATTACTTCAAAATTCCGTCAATTAATTTCTTAACTAGTCTAAGTTTAGAACtaagctggtatactattggtagcacggaggccttcgtgctatctagttgttttcgattatgcggcttccaaattaacgatcggttctgttaaacttgatctacattattgaaagtatttaaaactaaattttatattttttcgacattatttgactagtgatcaaaagatctcaaaattgataattttaatgccCGATGTGATGCACttgttaatttaatatataaaataatctaaatctgatgaaatttttatagaatttttttttcatcatttaaagtaagatcagtacatcagattttaaattcaaattttttatcattatttttataaaatttttattttcagccgtttatttttagactactcatttgataagtaaataatgtcgaaaaattatgaaattcagtttccaaataattttaatattatagatCAAATCTAGTGGAGCCGACCGCCGATTaggaagctgcatcattgagatctccgtactatcgatagtataccagctgtACTCCTAAGTTTATAATTAAACTCTCAATCTTATATGATTGTTCATGAAGAATTATTCTacaacaaacaaattaaattaaagtttcgTGTAGAGAATTAAAGAGGATTATTCTCAATCTCAAACAAGGAATCGGATGCGCTTCGCCCTCTCGAAGTAGCGGTGGCATCGAATCAACGAAATCCTGATGCTGAGACTCCAAAGAACAATTCAAACATGGGATTATTAATTAGCATAATAATAACACtatatattttctaaatattgtataataatatatgataataattacAACAATTATAATTGTGGCGAGGATCGACGATAGTGGTAACGATGACGACGATGATGAAAACAATGTTCTTGCAGGTATATATAAGAATTAACCTCAGTGAAATTAAGTTTGAATCACATAATAAAATACAATTTGAACTGATTTTTCAaccatttgattttatttgcATGATGGAGACTCTTTTTTGGCTTCACTTATGAGTAGATAAGCTCAACTGcaagtgtgtgtatatatatatatatatatatgtatatatatactatatatataagagaattagagagagagagagagagagagagaggagggctCCTACTGATACACTATTGTATCGGGGTTCTGATATTAAGCTTGTTTTTGATTCTATGGTATcaaaatcaacgatccacaccgttaaaactgatctagggtatttaaagtttctagaaataaaattttatttgttttcgacatagtttactttatgatcaaactatttcaaaattgtcaaatttcaatggctattacgacgagtttggagtttaacggtgtagaagaatctaaatttcttcaaattttgatagaaaatactttaaactatatagattaaggttaacattcttgatcttgaatttaaaagtcctatgctcaaattttaaagattattcaattttcaccgtccattttgatataatttatttactaagtaaacgatatcgaaaaaaactaaaattttattcctaagaaattcatataccctaggtcatatttaatggtgtggatcgttgatttgaacgccctaagatcgaaaacaaacgcTATATGTGATCAGAACTCCTAAACTATAGATGCACAGTAACTgcaaattctatatatatatattgattccCATTGTTGTTTTTGACATAATTATGTATGTGTTAAGAACGAattatgtaaataaattatCTATTGTGTAAGGCACACTAATGATAGTACGTGAGACACCTGTGCACTTAAGAGTTGAGATCAAAGCAAAAAATATGACAATAACTCAACTAAATTCCAAGATTATTGTAATACAAAGATATAAAAAATCAGTTTAGTGATTCTCCACGCAACTACTTAATTTGGAGTGATTTACCTATATTAAGTGATCCTTTTTTGATCTTATTTGGTGATCTTCtcgaatatataatatatgtattgttgTAATATTTGACTTCTAATTGTAATGACATTTTcttgttttgttgttttcacagtttttttttgtgaatgaGACTCCTCaataatttcataattaattagctagtaAGCCACAGCAttacaactcttttttttataatattaattaaaagccGAGGGTATAAATTCCTTtctttttaggctaaattatataaaatctttCTGTTAATACcagcttttttacttttttcctctgtcatttaaaaacctacactttacccctttacaaaataaattcacaGGGGTTACGGTGTTAACTCTAATGACAAAATGATCAATTTGCCCCTCAACAGGCGGCAATATTGAGGAGGAgactgagggtatttttggtataaaaaatatataataatattttataaacggaacacTAACAGCAGGgagtgaagtgaacattttttattttacaaatggacaaagtgtaggtttttaaatgacagggggaaaataaaaaagcgggtattgatagaagggttttctgtaatttagccttcttTTTAAATACACATGCAGTACTAGTAGAGAGTTCGATTCTCTGACCTTAAAGATAGTCTCGCAGATGTTACAACATAATAACTATGGCCACATAAAATGTACCTATTAGGTAAATGCCCTTTCCCAAAATAACATGTTGATTAATTTACTTATTATCTCATTATATCTTGTCTTGGGTTTTTTTCCCATGGGCCACATAAAATGTATTAGGTAAATGCCTTTTGACATTTTCATTAATTTACTTTACTTAATTTATTCTACTCAATTacatattgttttcttttttccatgTGGTGACATAGTAATTTAGAAGCGTTAATTCGATGATCGGTATCTTTGGACAGCACATAATATCATGATCTTTCTAAACTCCAATTTGATATCTTGGGatatatagaaagaaataaGACAGCGTAGTTGTATCGATCGACTAAGTACTGAATCAGAATATCGTGACTTTGCTTACACCGCTGTCGAGTGAGTAATAATGATCGCGAAATTTATTACTTGCATACTTTGTCACTACCTGCTATTTATATATGCATGGTTGTGACAATCCTGTAACAAATTTTCTCATTGCTAATATTATTCTGCAATATTGCTAGAACAAAAAATAAGTAGAGTTTTAACGCTCGtagtaacaaatttttttataagcGATTAATCCATTTCATTTGAATATAAGGTCGCAAATTCGAAGTGACTAGTTTAATGATCTATTACATTCTCACTTTTTTTCTCgaaacttttcctttttttttatccttttgaaaatgaaaatatatgatatgcattatatattttgtttttttgttttttgcttttcATAATTAAGTgcttcaaaaaaagaaaaggattttAATAGGTAggcaaaaaatttaaactctttACGGATGttgcaaaaaaatattagtaattgCCTCATGAGGAGATGGTGATTTTGTTTAGAGTTGCCAACTAAGCTCCTTTAGCGTTCGTTGCGTTGTTTAAcactaattttaatataatttaatgctattgaaaaaaatatgtattattattattgatttattatttaaatatattctactaattgaattttatttttaaaatgaggaccaaaaaaaaattatttaaattagtttaTATTGTCATTGTCCaagtaaaatttttgaatgaaaGATTACTAGATCGCAAACTTAACTGTCAACTCCACTGTGTCTTTTATATCAGAATTTCTTtcaaaaaggtaaaaaataaatattgctaCCAAAGAAGCCTAAGGAGTTTTTTCTTAAacgaaataattattatactctCAAAATCTTCAGAATATTTCATTTgcttcctactttttttttcttattcaataTATTCCTAATGTGCCCTCtaattattttcgaaaatacTCGCTACAGTTACGCTCGCTTATGATGTTAACTTTGATTAAAACGTTGAGGTTAATACCTATTAgcagtttaataaaaaaataaaatgcttcTTTGTGcattaacttaagggcaaataaaaaatatttggtgAGACAGaaaggtatatttaaaaaaactaaaaatcaaaatactttttagtATCCTTAATTTAGgggcaaacaaaaaaaagctgGTGATGATGAAacgatatatttaaaaaaataaaataataatttcatacagataacaGTTATTACCAACCGTTCAGTAACGAAATTTGGAacctaaaaaagatattttcaatattaaatttttatggatggtaaatcagaaagttggaaactttttaaacatatataaacaattgttcatttttttaatatatatagttttattttatgcTATATTCAAATTCCACTAAATGAACAATTAAAGCGGGGCATAACGGCTTTTATGTACTTCACCAACGAATTACGGCCTCCGTATGTACGCACAGAATTGTGAgaaacacccaaaaaaaaaaaagaaaaaaaaggaaaaaaagaaaaagcaattaATTGGTTTACTGTTCAGAGGTGTTGTTTGATTGGATCTGATTGTACACTTGTACCACACTACTGTTATAATAACTGTATACTACgatgtttaattattttatacatctattactatatattgctatatactaaaatagaattttttatgaaCCCTAtatgagaagctgacacgtagccttttatatgattgccacgTGTAAATCTCAAATCtagattttctactttagaaaaaataaaattagatttttttaggaAATAATATGCTTTCTATATGTTTTctatagtaaataaatttttttaggaaaTAATAATTAGGGTATCAATACTAATAAACCTTTAttactctatatttttattaattaggaaaaacaaaaatttaatatatattataccttTTATTGATACCAATTAAATAtacattaatatatttaatcaaattaaataaaattaattcaatattaaataaacactaataaatataattaaataaaataaataaaattagtgcAAAGTATTTCAAATTAAGTCAAATTATATTGTTTACGAAATAATAATTAGGAATAATATGCTATTCTATATGCTTTTCTATAGTAAATAGATTTTTTAggaaataataatttgattctaattaaataaactctaataaatatataaaataaaattcaaaataaaattaatgcaaattatttcaaattaagtcaaatagatttttttttatgaaataataattaggaaataatatgctttctatatgctttctattattatatttgctgtgcatcgcacgggtcaaATAACTATCGATTTTTTAACTATCGACTTGTAGCGTATCAATACTATAactaagattgatagtatatttctttatttgttaaaaaatataatattaattagaatatttttatcttatcattacataataaattttgttattttatattattatattagccgtgcatcgcacgggtcaaAAACTAGTTTTAATCTAAagtattagatattatttatttacacgTAGTTACAactatagtaaaattttaattatatgcagAATTAAATATAGAATTTAGTTTGAGAGTTGTGCTGATTATTAATAACAATACTATCAATACACCAAACTCAGACAATTTCTATTCATACCCGTAGGTACCCACAGATTATCTATAAATTTATAGATATAAGTATTGAGTCCGGCCGAGATACTATCGATTGCAttaaggatttggtgctatagagttttccaccgttagatttaacgctttgattatttttactcgttatattatactattcaaccaaccactcagtcccctaggggcccacatcatcctaaccacatatttctcaattcaaaagttaaaaaactaatagcacaaatattttgatactatcgatagtatttcagTCTAATTCTATAAATATCATctttgtttataaaaaaaaattatagaaaaaattatagataaacATATGAATGAATAATCATTAAATTACCGGGCACGCGATTAATCACGCCGCTGGATTTTAACAGAAATATTACACCCCATGCACAGAGAAATATTGCGCCCCATGCACAGGAAATCTTTTTACGCATTTGTATGTACTTGATTGATCACCATTTTTTTCTGGAGcttaataaaagtaaaaaagtaaaaataaataaataaataaaaataaatgtggaAAATCAAAATGAAACTTGATCCCCAAGTTGTCATATCGTATGTACTATTAACATAacctcttaaattttttttattttttttttcacgtgCAGAATAAACAAGCGTCTCTAGCGCGGCCGCGCCCCAACTCCCCGTCTCCTCTGACGCACCCCTGCATTTTTTTGTTTGTCGAGTAATTGTTTCGATCCATAGCTTTCGCAGTAATATCCCACTTCAAATTTTGGCAATTAGATTCATGGGTTCTCCCTTTCACCTCCTCTGAAGCTTTTTGTTGACTCCTCCCACCCATTTCGACGGTacaggttctttttttttttttttttttgctttttttcttggttttttatttggattttgtgTTGGGTTTGCTTTATCTGTGTGTGGTGTGGCCAAAGTTGCAATCTTTACGGTGAAAAGATAAGATTTTTACTACGATTTTGCAGGGAAATGGGGCTCGTTTCAATCCCTTtgttgtttgatttgtgtttgaAGATGTTTTGCCCACCAAATTTTGCTAGAGTTGGTAATAAATTAAACTGTCGACATTAGAActtttttggttttgattttcgTTTGTGGGAGGCCaaagttgcaattttttttttatttttatggatGGTTCGTTTTATTCCAATTTTGCAGAGAGATGGGGCTCGTTTCAAGGCCTTTCCTGTTTCATTTGTGTTCGGAGCGAATAATTTGGTGTAAAATTTTGAGAGCTTGGTTTTGATTGTGTGTATTTTAGAGGGGATATTGGATTGGGTCTCTAAAAGttgtaatatttttctttcgtTTTCAGTTGCTGTGATTTGTCTCCGCACATTCCATGCCCAGAAACTGTTTGTTGATAAGACCATTCTTTTTTATCACCATTTAACCAACCAATTTTGCTGCAATTTTAGTCCTACATCAACCTTAGTAGTGTGATTCaggaacttttatttttaggataTTGAATTAGCTTCGCCGAGATGGCCATGGCACCACCTGTGAAAGTAGTGTTAGGTTCCCTTGCCTTTGGGATTTTCTGGGTTTTAGCCGTGTTTCCCGCGGTCCCCTTCATGCCCATTGGGCGCACCGCGGGCTCTCTCCTCGGCGCCATGCTCATGGTCATCTTCCGAGTCATATCGCCCGACGAGGCTTACGCCGCAATCGACCTCCCTATTCTCGGCCTCCTTTTCGGAACCATGGTTGTGTCCGTCTTCCTCGAGAGAGCTGACATGTTCAAGCATCTTGGCAAATTGCTCTCTTGGAAGAGTAGAGGAGCCAAAGATTTGCTTTTTCGCATCTGTCTCATCTCTGCTATCTCGAGCGCGTTTTTCACCAACGACACTTGTTGTGTCGTTCTCACGGAATTCGTCCTAAAAATAGCAAGGCAGAATAATTTGCCGCCGCAGCCTTTCCTTCTAGCCCTCGCTTCTAGTGCGAACATCGGGTCGGCCTCAACTCCTATAGGGAACCCGCAAAACCTAGTTATAGCCGTTCAAAGTGGGGTTCCGTTCGAGAAATTCTTAGCCGGTATCTTACCAGCGATGCTCGTCGGTGTACTCGTGAATGCGGCTATCCTTTTAGGGTACTTTTGGAAGATCTTGTCGGTCGAAAAGGACGAAGAGATCGTGTCAATTGCGAGTGAAGTGGTCGCGGATGATGAAGTGAATTCTCACCGGTTTTCGCCGGCGACAATGTCTCACCTTTCTTCTGCCATGTCCCAAGAGATTGATTTACCGATAGATGCCAATTCATTGCACAGCGGGGATCTCGGGTGTGGCGGTGGCGATCATATCAGAAGCCAGCATAATACTTGTGAGAACGAGATACAGAGCGGCTCGAGCGGCAGAACTGAGTTGACCAAGGCCTCAAGTTTATCGAAGGAAATGGTGGAGGGAGCGGCGATTTCTCCTAGAAGAGACGAACACGTTCCCTCGAGGAGGATTGTGAGAGGAACTAGCAACTTGAGAAATACTGTAAGAGAAGAGTCCTCTTCACATTCTTCGGATGACAAAGAAGATCCTGTTACAAGGTGGAAGCGAATCATGTGGAAGACATCCGTCTATCTCGTAACTCTTGGAATGTTAGTTGCTCTTTTGATGGGACTTAATATGTCGTGGACCGCGCTTACTGCTGCTCTTGCTCTAGTGGTGCTCGATTTCAAGGATGCACGCCCTTGCCTCGAGAAGGTAATGCCCATgtactcttttatttatttttacagttcTCCAAAATAATGACAGATTTAATCACATTAGTCTGGAAAATTGACTCAAACAAATGATATAGCAGGTTTCATACTCATTGCTGATATTCTTTTGCGGAATGTTTATAACGGTTGATGGGTTTAATAAGACGGGGATACCAACTGCTTTGTGGGATTTTGTGGAACCGTATTCGCGGATTGATAATGCTAGTGGAGTTGCACTTCTCGGCCTGGTGATTATCGTCCTCTCGAATGTCGCCTCTAATGTTCCAACTGGTAAGTTTTGTACAGCTGCTTTATTAGATAGCGAAGTTGTTTGTACTCTTATAATCAGCAAAACAGTTTGAATTCAATTATAAATTGGGTCTTGAATTTCTCCAGTAGTATTGAAAAATGCTAGATAATTGGCTCACAGAAGCATCTGAAAATCATTTTTGTAAAGAACATTTGTTCCggctttttttcttcttcttttttaagttttttggGTCGACATGATGCATTCGATCGATTGCTTCAATTGTTAAATATTTCTGAGATCAGCTTTATATGTTGTTAACTACTAATCATTTCAACCTTGTACTTCTTACACTCATCTCTCCTTTTAGTGCCGAGCAGCTGGGTCCTCTGGTCCTTGTTCCGCAGAAAGAATTTCCATCTCCTGTCCTCGCTACATCCTTTGTATGCTCCGAGttgttaaattatgtaaaatgaccatttctCTAAAAAGCTTAATTTACCAGATAATagtgttttaatatttatagtcAACAGTCCACCTCACATTTGAAACATTTTGTTGGGATCCTGGACATGGATTTGAATTGAATGGAAGAAAATTAAACGAAACGAGGAATTTAGTAATGCTCGAACTCATGACCTCCTGTTAATTATGTAGAACAACCATTCATATCTAAATGCTTAAGCTACAagagaatgatattttaatatttttatattcaacacgaGTGttcatttattagaaaattgaGCATCATATTCACGAGTCTTGTTCAAATTATTATGCACGCCAGATTGATATGCAAAGCATGACTTCTCTCAATCTACAGTTTCTCTTGACCCATTCCTCATGTTCTCTTTTACTGTAACACTGAAGCTTCTTGCAACTTTTCATGTGGTTCTCTGACTTATTAATGTAACTGTGGCCTCAAGAAGCTGTTTAAAAATAAAGACGCTGGAGATAACAAGGAATACATTGTAGACTTTGTAATGCCATATAATGCTAATAGTAGGAGAGCTGGGCCTCAAGAAACTGTTTGAATAATGATCGATACTGGAGATGACTTTGCAATGCCGTATAAAATACTAATAGTAGTAGAACCTCTCAATGGCAAAAATTTGTCACATCCATTAATATATGTTGTTGTATAATTCCCCTTCACATGCAGATTTGTTTCTGAGGAATTTCGCTGTACATGCCGACGAAGTTGAAAATACTGATGCATCACCGACGATACATTGTTTGTAATAACTTAGTCGACATAATCGATCACTTATGCTGTGTTTCAGTTCTCTTGCTCGGAGCTAGGGTGGCGGCTTCAGCGGCGCTTATTTCTCGTGCCGAAGAAATGAGGGCTTGGCTTATACTCGCGTGGGTCAGTACGGTGGCTGGGAACCTCTCATTGCTGGGCTCTGCAGCAAACTTGATAGTGTGCGAACAAGCGCGACGTGCCCAATTCTTCGGCTACAACCTCTCTTTCTTTGGCCATCTCCGGTTCGGGCTCCCCTCGACCCTCATCGTCACTG
The nucleotide sequence above comes from Ananas comosus cultivar F153 unplaced genomic scaffold, ASM154086v1, whole genome shotgun sequence. Encoded proteins:
- the LOC109704986 gene encoding putative transporter arsB isoform X2; amino-acid sequence: MAMAPPVKVVLGSLAFGIFWVLAVFPAVPFMPIGRTAGSLLGAMLMVIFRVISPDEAYAAIDLPILGLLFGTMVVSVFLERADMFKHLGKLLSWKSRGAKDLLFRICLISAISSAFFTNDTCCVVLTEFVLKIARQNNLPPQPFLLALASSANIGSASTPIGNPQNLVIAVQSGVPFEKFLAGILPAMLVGVLVNAAILLGYFWKILSVEKDEEIVSIASEVVADDEVNSHRFSPATMSHLSSAMSQEIDLPIDANSLHSGDLGCGGGDHIRSQHNTCENEIQSGSSGRTELTKASSLSKEMVEGAAISPRRDEHVPSRRIVRGTSNLRNTVREESSSHSSDDKEDPVTRWKRIMWKTSVYLVTLGMLVALLMGLNMSWTALTAALALVVLDFKDARPCLEKVSYSLLIFFCGMFITVDGFNKTGIPTALWDFVEPYSRIDNASGVALLGLVIIVLSNVASNVPTDLFLRNFAVHADEVENTDASPTIHCL
- the LOC109704986 gene encoding putative transporter arsB isoform X1; translated protein: MAMAPPVKVVLGSLAFGIFWVLAVFPAVPFMPIGRTAGSLLGAMLMVIFRVISPDEAYAAIDLPILGLLFGTMVVSVFLERADMFKHLGKLLSWKSRGAKDLLFRICLISAISSAFFTNDTCCVVLTEFVLKIARQNNLPPQPFLLALASSANIGSASTPIGNPQNLVIAVQSGVPFEKFLAGILPAMLVGVLVNAAILLGYFWKILSVEKDEEIVSIASEVVADDEVNSHRFSPATMSHLSSAMSQEIDLPIDANSLHSGDLGCGGGDHIRSQHNTCENEIQSGSSGRTELTKASSLSKEMVEGAAISPRRDEHVPSRRIVRGTSNLRNTVREESSSHSSDDKEDPVTRWKRIMWKTSVYLVTLGMLVALLMGLNMSWTALTAALALVVLDFKDARPCLEKVSYSLLIFFCGMFITVDGFNKTGIPTALWDFVEPYSRIDNASGVALLGLVIIVLSNVASNVPTVLLLGARVAASAALISRAEEMRAWLILAWVSTVAGNLSLLGSAANLIVCEQARRAQFFGYNLSFFGHLRFGLPSTLIVTAIGLPLITSH